From Weissella confusa, a single genomic window includes:
- the priA gene encoding primosomal protein N', translating into MYAQVIVDVPAMQTNQPYTYRIPAELADVVVDGMRVVVPFGRGNRLIQGFVVGILNEAEDADKLKEIDSVVELTPVLNDELLQLGGWLAETNFSFRISVLQTMLPNVMRAKYSKTLQLVDSDAIADDAAVALLFADRSEIPFDEHEIEPALLPKLQRLQRQGVLQVGYVVDNRATAKTVLAMKPTQDADFYDNERRQLRKTAVKQARLLTFLMTAPRDFMPIKTVIDEQHLDYPTIKKAEEQGWITRAEIEEYRLPRLSSPVAATEALTLNPEQEVAYDAITASLNKAENHTFLLEGITGSGKTEVYLQSIAHTLANGKTALMLVPEITLTPQMVRRVKGRFGDNVAVMHSGLSDGERYDEWRRVERHEVQVVVGARSAIFAPLENIGLIVIDEEHEATYKQEENPRYHARDVALWRAEYHNATVVLGSATPSLESRARAQRGVYTLLTLTERALHNPLPKADVVDMREAMKAGGDDIFSPQLLTKLRDRMDKQEQSVLMLNRRGYANFMMCRNCGYTPRCVNCDLALTVHKDTGRLECHYCGYSEPIPTTCANCGSDRIRPYGTGTQKVEEELQRIMPDARIIRMDVDTTRRKGATDKMLNDFGEKKADILLGTQMIAKGLDFPDVTLVGVLNADTTLGLPDYRASERTFQLLTQVAGRAGRADKEGEVVIQTFNPDHYAIQLAKTQDYESFYKQEMNLRHTWQYAPYFYTVQIKIAHERQDEAAKVAYQTANWLKRHLASDSVLLGPSTGAIARLKNKYYYRMVIKFKHDDGLEEALTELVSAGQRLQKQGVTLTIDRDPVNFI; encoded by the coding sequence ATGTATGCACAAGTGATTGTCGATGTACCGGCAATGCAAACAAACCAGCCATATACCTATCGTATTCCGGCTGAGTTAGCAGATGTTGTCGTTGATGGTATGCGGGTTGTTGTACCATTTGGCCGTGGAAATCGCTTGATTCAGGGGTTCGTCGTTGGCATCCTCAACGAGGCTGAAGATGCTGACAAGTTGAAGGAAATTGATAGCGTTGTAGAGCTAACCCCAGTTTTGAATGATGAATTGTTGCAACTAGGTGGCTGGTTGGCCGAAACGAATTTTTCATTCCGGATTAGCGTGTTGCAAACGATGCTACCTAACGTGATGCGCGCTAAGTATTCAAAGACGTTACAACTGGTTGACTCAGATGCGATTGCGGATGATGCAGCCGTTGCGTTGCTATTTGCGGATCGTTCTGAAATTCCGTTTGACGAACATGAAATTGAGCCAGCGCTATTGCCAAAGTTGCAACGTTTGCAACGACAGGGTGTTCTACAGGTTGGCTATGTCGTGGATAATCGTGCCACGGCGAAAACAGTCTTGGCGATGAAGCCGACCCAAGACGCTGACTTTTATGATAATGAGCGTCGTCAGTTACGTAAGACGGCGGTTAAGCAAGCGCGCTTGTTGACCTTTTTGATGACGGCTCCACGGGACTTTATGCCAATCAAGACTGTTATTGATGAACAACATCTTGACTATCCAACGATTAAAAAAGCTGAGGAACAGGGCTGGATTACGCGTGCCGAAATTGAAGAATATCGATTGCCACGTTTGAGTAGCCCGGTAGCTGCAACGGAAGCTTTGACGTTAAACCCAGAGCAAGAAGTTGCTTACGATGCCATTACGGCTAGCTTGAATAAAGCCGAGAATCACACCTTTTTGCTAGAAGGTATTACCGGTTCAGGAAAAACCGAGGTGTACTTGCAAAGCATTGCCCACACGTTGGCCAATGGTAAGACAGCCTTGATGTTGGTGCCGGAAATTACGTTGACGCCACAAATGGTACGCCGTGTGAAGGGACGTTTTGGCGACAATGTGGCGGTGATGCACTCAGGTTTGTCAGATGGCGAACGTTATGATGAGTGGCGTCGTGTTGAACGTCATGAAGTGCAAGTGGTTGTGGGAGCACGTTCAGCGATTTTTGCACCGTTGGAAAATATTGGTCTTATCGTAATCGATGAGGAGCACGAAGCAACCTATAAGCAAGAAGAAAATCCACGTTATCACGCTCGCGATGTCGCGCTTTGGCGTGCCGAGTATCACAATGCAACGGTTGTACTGGGGTCAGCAACACCATCGTTGGAAAGTCGTGCGCGTGCCCAACGTGGTGTATATACATTGCTAACGTTGACGGAGCGTGCGTTGCACAATCCGTTGCCAAAGGCGGACGTTGTGGACATGCGTGAAGCGATGAAGGCTGGTGGGGATGATATTTTCTCACCACAATTATTAACGAAACTCCGCGACCGCATGGACAAACAAGAACAAAGTGTCCTGATGTTGAATCGACGTGGCTATGCAAACTTCATGATGTGTCGCAACTGTGGTTATACGCCACGTTGTGTGAACTGTGATTTGGCTTTGACGGTGCACAAGGACACGGGTCGTTTGGAATGCCACTACTGTGGTTACAGCGAACCAATCCCAACAACTTGTGCCAACTGCGGTTCTGATCGTATCCGTCCTTATGGTACGGGTACGCAAAAGGTTGAAGAAGAATTGCAACGTATTATGCCTGACGCGCGCATCATCCGTATGGACGTTGATACCACGCGTCGTAAGGGTGCGACCGATAAGATGTTGAATGATTTTGGTGAGAAAAAGGCGGATATCCTGTTGGGAACGCAAATGATTGCCAAGGGTCTGGATTTTCCAGATGTCACATTGGTCGGTGTGCTAAACGCTGATACCACGCTTGGTTTGCCGGATTATCGTGCTTCTGAACGTACTTTCCAACTGCTTACCCAAGTGGCTGGTCGTGCAGGACGTGCTGATAAGGAAGGTGAAGTGGTTATCCAAACCTTTAACCCTGATCACTATGCCATTCAGTTGGCCAAGACGCAGGACTATGAGTCATTCTACAAACAAGAAATGAATCTACGTCATACTTGGCAGTACGCACCATACTTCTACACGGTGCAAATTAAGATTGCCCATGAACGTCAAGATGAGGCAGCCAAGGTTGCCTATCAGACAGCGAACTGGCTCAAGCGCCACTTGGCATCTGACTCAGTTTTGCTTGGCCCTTCGACCGGTGCAATCGCACGTTTGAAGAATAAGTACTACTACCGTATGGTGATTAAGTTTAAGCATGACGATGGGTTAGAAGAAGCGTTAACGGAACTTGTTTCAGCCGGACAACGACTACAAAAACAAGGTGTCACCTTAACGATTGATCGCGACCCAGTGAACTTTATTTAG
- a CDS encoding helix-turn-helix domain-containing protein, translated as MEWLLGKREYKKLQLFRFLYQSSGSFMTLAEIETHFGWSKYMTETLVTELIADEKENHIPRHIQLVYDADTRIIHWLPGYSVSLVRMERKYTLESHAFQLLIATLKDRPFSLNEIAKKTGANLNHLNEDKHELNKRLGASGVRLNSANRLEGNETVLRIMYERLIFGATDTVDDLGNYFDEETMQCVQRIIGYYEFSQNKKLPVRRKYIMAITVAVWVARMGVACFIPRDNDFDVLVDTPDFNPQMAAVYDKVKQMAEGFTNITPGHLNREIRYGMTALISNGFLQASSVANADRHYFRFYNGIIDIIKQQYLRQFRTLMPADTEDDIKTNLDRAMIAVYFLYKIDYRGHDDQMPRHSLLPEYELFTEQVFDGIREHFGVESHEIRSRLFAMFYNVFLHAISRDVMIPKMTIMLEFDNPGLQQEIESLLRRRYELNIDYIDDPTIADAVLADHLMPLAPNKRLFIWQMPPSFAELDVFMHEAVKLTMTRFKNQRE; from the coding sequence ATGGAATGGTTATTAGGGAAACGCGAATATAAGAAGTTGCAACTGTTCCGCTTTTTATACCAAAGCAGTGGCAGTTTTATGACGTTAGCAGAAATTGAGACCCATTTTGGCTGGTCAAAGTACATGACCGAAACGTTAGTAACGGAACTGATCGCGGATGAAAAAGAAAACCATATTCCTCGTCACATCCAACTGGTGTACGATGCCGATACACGCATCATTCATTGGTTGCCCGGCTACAGCGTGAGTTTGGTCAGAATGGAGCGTAAGTACACGCTAGAGTCACATGCTTTTCAACTATTGATTGCGACGTTAAAGGATCGGCCGTTTTCGTTAAATGAGATTGCGAAAAAGACAGGTGCGAATTTAAATCATTTGAACGAAGACAAGCACGAATTAAATAAACGTCTGGGTGCGAGTGGGGTTCGTCTAAATTCAGCGAATCGGCTTGAAGGAAATGAGACCGTGTTGCGCATCATGTATGAGCGATTAATTTTCGGTGCGACGGATACAGTCGATGATTTGGGAAATTATTTCGACGAAGAAACCATGCAATGCGTCCAACGAATTATTGGTTACTATGAGTTTTCACAAAATAAAAAGCTCCCAGTCCGGCGCAAATACATTATGGCGATTACCGTTGCGGTTTGGGTCGCACGTATGGGCGTTGCCTGTTTCATCCCCCGCGACAATGACTTTGATGTCCTAGTTGATACGCCCGATTTTAATCCACAAATGGCAGCGGTGTATGACAAAGTAAAGCAAATGGCGGAAGGGTTTACTAACATTACACCGGGACATCTAAATCGTGAAATCCGATATGGCATGACGGCGTTGATTAGTAATGGCTTTTTGCAGGCGAGTTCGGTGGCGAATGCGGACCGTCACTATTTCCGTTTCTACAACGGCATTATCGACATCATTAAGCAACAGTACTTGCGTCAGTTTAGAACGTTGATGCCGGCGGACACCGAGGATGATATTAAGACTAATCTTGACCGAGCAATGATTGCGGTTTATTTCTTATACAAGATTGATTATCGCGGGCATGACGATCAGATGCCACGACATTCCCTGCTACCGGAGTATGAGCTTTTTACGGAACAAGTATTTGATGGCATCCGGGAACATTTTGGGGTTGAAAGTCACGAGATACGTTCACGTTTATTTGCGATGTTCTATAACGTCTTTTTGCACGCTATCAGTCGTGATGTGATGATTCCAAAGATGACGATTATGCTTGAATTTGATAATCCGGGATTACAACAAGAGATTGAGTCATTGCTACGCCGTCGATACGAGTTGAACATTGATTATATTGATGATCCAACGATTGCCGACGCTGTATTGGCCGACCATTTAATGCCGCTTGCACCGAACAAACGTTTATTTATTTGGCAAATGCCACCATCGTTTGCCGAATTAGATGTGTTCATGCATGAAGCGGTGAAACTAACGATGACAAGATTTAAAAATCAACGCGAATAA
- a CDS encoding WxL domain-containing protein, giving the protein MKKTVFLATTAILGTLMVSSTGFAATYTDNTAKTDAKVAFQAPKENPDKPVTPGTDPENPDTPDQPGNNGNDSKALLKLVWATDFDFDSHTISSKQESYAAKQLATKNGKFIPAYTEVSDKRAVQTGWNLSVKQDSDFIGTKGSTLKGAQLKLADPAVTELANGDVSTITHQANTLSDKNSTVMDAKQGTMPGNYFASFQGTADTTNHTDDGVSLTVPANAALADTYTTTLTWTLSNAPEA; this is encoded by the coding sequence ATGAAGAAGACTGTATTTTTGGCAACGACGGCAATTTTGGGAACGTTGATGGTATCATCAACTGGATTTGCAGCAACTTACACGGACAACACGGCGAAGACTGATGCCAAGGTTGCCTTCCAAGCACCTAAGGAAAACCCAGACAAGCCAGTAACGCCTGGTACTGACCCAGAAAACCCAGACACGCCTGACCAACCAGGTAACAACGGAAACGATTCAAAGGCTTTGTTGAAGTTGGTTTGGGCAACGGACTTTGACTTTGATTCACACACGATCAGCTCAAAGCAAGAATCATACGCTGCTAAGCAATTGGCAACTAAGAACGGCAAGTTTATTCCAGCTTATACTGAAGTTTCAGACAAGCGTGCCGTCCAAACTGGTTGGAACTTGTCAGTTAAGCAAGACAGCGATTTCATCGGAACTAAGGGTTCAACTTTGAAGGGGGCTCAATTGAAGTTGGCTGACCCAGCTGTTACCGAATTGGCAAATGGGGATGTTTCAACGATTACGCACCAAGCGAACACGTTGTCTGATAAGAACAGCACAGTTATGGATGCTAAGCAAGGGACGATGCCTGGTAACTACTTCGCTTCATTCCAAGGAACGGCTGACACAACGAACCACACTGACGATGGTGTATCTTTGACAGTTCCAGCCAACGCTGCTTTGGCTGACACGTACACAACAACTTTGACTTGGACGTTGAGCAACGCGCCAGAAGCTTAA
- a CDS encoding DUF916 and DUF3324 domain-containing protein, translated as MKRKLQIALATALTFGMSQVATTAFADNSALGVDPIFPASQIDTKTGYYDLKVEPGQEQNLEMTLMNDGDKPMLVHMSANPASTNDNGVIEYGKNKIKVDESMTANVGSMITVPKSVTIPAHGTIKVSAKLLVQSQRFNGIAVGGISFVTDPEAGKTQNTGVQIRNRYAYDMGVVLHESDDAVTPNLRMHQVRPATVNYRTAILARLQNDQPAFITDMKSHAVVYTAKDHKQVLSEDKKDQKVAPNSHFDYTMMMTDGQKLQPGKYVADIDLTAKQGHWHFKQTFVVAANQARTMNQRNVTISHWVWWQIALMILAVILLILLIIFLVRRDRKRTAELRRLQMSVSEVTNNEGNQN; from the coding sequence ATGAAGAGAAAGCTACAAATTGCATTAGCGACTGCGTTGACATTCGGCATGAGTCAAGTTGCAACAACTGCCTTTGCTGATAATAGTGCCCTCGGCGTTGATCCAATTTTCCCAGCATCACAAATTGATACAAAGACTGGATATTACGACTTGAAGGTCGAACCAGGACAAGAACAAAACCTAGAGATGACATTGATGAATGACGGTGATAAGCCAATGCTTGTTCACATGAGTGCTAATCCGGCATCCACCAATGATAATGGGGTCATCGAATATGGTAAGAACAAGATCAAAGTAGACGAATCAATGACTGCCAACGTCGGCAGCATGATTACGGTACCAAAGAGTGTGACAATTCCAGCACACGGTACCATCAAAGTCAGCGCCAAGTTGTTGGTACAAAGTCAACGATTTAACGGTATCGCAGTGGGTGGTATCTCGTTTGTGACCGACCCTGAAGCCGGTAAGACACAAAATACTGGGGTTCAAATTCGCAACCGTTACGCCTACGACATGGGGGTTGTGCTACACGAATCAGATGATGCGGTCACACCAAACTTGCGTATGCACCAAGTTCGTCCAGCAACGGTGAACTATCGCACGGCCATCCTAGCCCGCTTGCAAAACGATCAACCGGCATTCATCACTGACATGAAGTCACATGCGGTGGTCTACACGGCTAAGGATCACAAGCAAGTTCTATCTGAAGATAAAAAGGATCAGAAGGTCGCACCAAACAGCCACTTCGATTACACGATGATGATGACGGATGGGCAAAAGTTGCAGCCGGGCAAGTACGTGGCTGACATCGACTTAACGGCCAAGCAAGGTCACTGGCATTTCAAGCAAACGTTTGTCGTTGCAGCTAATCAAGCCCGCACAATGAACCAACGCAATGTCACAATCAGCCACTGGGTATGGTGGCAAATCGCTTTGATGATTTTGGCAGTCATTCTCTTGATTTTGCTAATCATCTTCTTAGTACGACGCGATCGTAAGCGCACAGCGGAGTTGCGTCGATTGCAAATGAGCGTTAGTGAGGTAACCAACAATGAGGGTAATCAAAACTAA
- a CDS encoding WxL domain-containing protein: MPPRQQHRQIMDANGNSTATSPAVVHFTKASTNPDKPFIPDPSNPDNPKTPGEGGNTHPGALAILWAPHLDFGTHEISSSNQVWGGQETEKDASGFVPYAQVSDQRGTAAGWSLHVKEDQQFMKGTTPLKGASLQLKQLNYYDTNVKPMNTLAGTAKDNDLLTEQKVMEAPAGTLDGTYSVNFGDKLDDKGFSQGIQLSVPGNAALVGDYSTNLTWTLNASPTK, from the coding sequence ATGCCACCACGCCAACAGCACCGGCAGATTATGGACGCAAACGGTAACTCAACTGCTACGAGTCCTGCAGTTGTACACTTTACTAAGGCATCAACTAACCCTGATAAGCCTTTCATCCCTGATCCATCAAACCCTGACAATCCCAAGACACCAGGTGAAGGTGGAAACACTCACCCAGGTGCACTTGCCATTTTGTGGGCGCCACACCTTGATTTCGGAACACACGAAATTAGTTCTAGCAACCAAGTTTGGGGTGGTCAAGAAACTGAAAAGGATGCCTCTGGATTCGTACCATACGCTCAAGTTTCTGATCAACGTGGAACGGCAGCCGGCTGGTCTTTGCACGTTAAGGAAGATCAACAATTTATGAAGGGAACGACGCCTTTGAAGGGTGCCTCACTTCAACTTAAGCAACTTAACTACTATGATACTAACGTTAAGCCAATGAACACGCTTGCCGGTACTGCAAAAGATAATGATCTTTTGACAGAACAAAAGGTCATGGAAGCACCAGCCGGTACTTTGGATGGTACTTACTCAGTAAACTTTGGAGACAAGCTTGACGATAAGGGATTCTCACAAGGTATCCAATTGTCAGTGCCTGGTAACGCTGCTTTGGTTGGTGATTACAGCACGAACTTGACTTGGACGTTGAACGCGTCTCCAACGAAGTAA